Proteins encoded together in one Cicer arietinum cultivar CDC Frontier isolate Library 1 chromosome 4, Cicar.CDCFrontier_v2.0, whole genome shotgun sequence window:
- the LOC101488522 gene encoding actin-related protein 2/3 complex subunit 2B isoform X2: MACIDRASPSLKHLLLKLYRAEKSIEIDHHLYEFGSVEYHIQSKVSNPLVAYLSISIPPLCHGVLSNNLSPHTIEKVKGICPNLVEITEPTKEGYQLTLKLNLNQIPRTKDYIKVIEDISTVQSVILSSQLKEILWNVNSDDAAQGMYKPIKLVYNPREPFFVIKQELMDVGNSDKWTKAPPCTWSAIPPPELRGEAFEDLSTNGGFVSFDISSRHVEGNRLDKTVWNLLNFNAYVRYHVKSTKGFIQRRMRKRLEDLAEVLHQTNSEENEQTKEVKQHEGCRYTNKLVRSSKHTMKQRWCTLGRKIKRIHFRLKIPGFARFRQRWLRFPKFSSKKYTKLE, from the exons TGCAGAGAAGTCCATTGAAATTGATCATCACTTATACGAATTTGGATCAGTGGAATATCATATTCAG TCTAAAGTCTCTAATCCGCTAGTGGCCTACTTGTCAATATCAATCCCTCCTCTTTGCCATGGAGTCCTATCAAATAACCTTTCTCCACACACCATCGAAAAGGTAAAGGGAATTTGTCCTAATCTTGTGGAGATTACAGAACCTACCAAAGAAGGATATCAGCTTACTCTAAAGCTTAACCTCAATCAGATTCCTAGAACCAAAG ACTATATCAAGGTCATTGAAGATATTTCCACAGTTCAATCAGTAATTTTGAGTTCACAGCTGAAAGAAATATTGTGGAATGTGAATTCTGATGATGCAGCTCAAGGGATGTACAAACCTATCAAACTAGTTTATAATCCAAGAGAACCCTTCTTTGTCATCAAGCAG GAGCTCATGGATGTTGGAAATTCAGATAAATGGACAAAGGCACCACCTTGCACCTGGTCAGCCATTCCTCCACCAGAGTTGAGAGGAGAAGCTTTTGAGGATTTGAGTACCAATGGAGGGTTTGTCTCTTTTG ATATCTCTTCTCGGCATGTTGAAGGCAATAGGTTAGACAAAACTGTCTGGaatctattaaattttaatgcCTATGTTAGATACCATGTAAAg AGTACCAAAGGTTTCATTCAAAGAAGGATGAGGAAACGTTTGGAAGATTTGGCTGAG GTTCTTCACCAAACAAACTCAGAAGAAAATGAGCAAACCAAAGAAGTGAAACAACATGAAG GATGTAGGTATACCAATAAACTAGTCAGATCATCAAAACACACCATGAAACAAAGATGGTGCACCTTGGGAAGAAAAATAAAGAGGATTCATTTCCGACTTAAAATTCCTGGATTTGCACGATTTCGTCAACGTTGGTTGAGGTTCccaaaattttcttcaaaaaaatatacaaaattggAGTAG
- the LOC101488522 gene encoding actin-related protein 2/3 complex subunit 2B isoform X1 translates to MACIDRASPSLKHLLLKLYRAEKSIEIDHHLYEFGSVEYHIQSKVSNPLVAYLSISIPPLCHGVLSNNLSPHTIEKVKGICPNLVEITEPTKEGYQLTLKLNLNQIPRTKDYIKVIEDISTVQSVILSSQLKEILWNVNSDDAAQGMYKPIKLVYNPREPFFVIKQPQRIIAVFPIRFREKSDVIIATTFFQELMDVGNSDKWTKAPPCTWSAIPPPELRGEAFEDLSTNGGFVSFDISSRHVEGNRLDKTVWNLLNFNAYVRYHVKSTKGFIQRRMRKRLEDLAEVLHQTNSEENEQTKEVKQHEGCRYTNKLVRSSKHTMKQRWCTLGRKIKRIHFRLKIPGFARFRQRWLRFPKFSSKKYTKLE, encoded by the exons TGCAGAGAAGTCCATTGAAATTGATCATCACTTATACGAATTTGGATCAGTGGAATATCATATTCAG TCTAAAGTCTCTAATCCGCTAGTGGCCTACTTGTCAATATCAATCCCTCCTCTTTGCCATGGAGTCCTATCAAATAACCTTTCTCCACACACCATCGAAAAGGTAAAGGGAATTTGTCCTAATCTTGTGGAGATTACAGAACCTACCAAAGAAGGATATCAGCTTACTCTAAAGCTTAACCTCAATCAGATTCCTAGAACCAAAG ACTATATCAAGGTCATTGAAGATATTTCCACAGTTCAATCAGTAATTTTGAGTTCACAGCTGAAAGAAATATTGTGGAATGTGAATTCTGATGATGCAGCTCAAGGGATGTACAAACCTATCAAACTAGTTTATAATCCAAGAGAACCCTTCTTTGTCATCAAGCAG CCACAAAGAATCATAGCAGTATTCCCAATTCGTTTCCGAGAGAAGTCAGACGTCATTATCGCAACAACTTTCTTTCAG GAGCTCATGGATGTTGGAAATTCAGATAAATGGACAAAGGCACCACCTTGCACCTGGTCAGCCATTCCTCCACCAGAGTTGAGAGGAGAAGCTTTTGAGGATTTGAGTACCAATGGAGGGTTTGTCTCTTTTG ATATCTCTTCTCGGCATGTTGAAGGCAATAGGTTAGACAAAACTGTCTGGaatctattaaattttaatgcCTATGTTAGATACCATGTAAAg AGTACCAAAGGTTTCATTCAAAGAAGGATGAGGAAACGTTTGGAAGATTTGGCTGAG GTTCTTCACCAAACAAACTCAGAAGAAAATGAGCAAACCAAAGAAGTGAAACAACATGAAG GATGTAGGTATACCAATAAACTAGTCAGATCATCAAAACACACCATGAAACAAAGATGGTGCACCTTGGGAAGAAAAATAAAGAGGATTCATTTCCGACTTAAAATTCCTGGATTTGCACGATTTCGTCAACGTTGGTTGAGGTTCccaaaattttcttcaaaaaaatatacaaaattggAGTAG